Genomic DNA from Mycobacteroides chelonae CCUG 47445:
CCGATTCCACGAGGGCGACACTCTGCTGCTTGGTGAACGCCTCGAGTTCGAACCGGCGCAGGTAATCGTCTTTCCACAATGCGGTGACCGCATCCGGAACGGGCTCGCCGCTACGCACGGTGGCCACCAGCCGGCCCGCATGGCCGACCGCGATCTGATGCAGCAGAGTCGCCGACAGATCATCCAGCAGATGAGCATCGTCGATCCCGATGATCGGATGTGGCGTCGCGACAATGGATTCCCGCGCCGCAGCAATGAGCGCAGCCGGGTCACGCGATCCGGTTGTCTGTATCCAGTGAGCGAACACGCCCAGCGGAATGTTCCGCGACGACTCGGTGCACGCCACCCAGCGAACCTGGCATTCCAGCGAGTCGGTGACCGTGCGCGCGAGGGTGGTCTTGCCCACTCCCGCCGACCCGACCAGCACCACACCGCACGACAGGCTGTCCGACAGCGTCGCGCGGACGGCCTCGAATTCGTTTGGGCGGTCGAGCAACTGCCAGCTCCCCGACATGGAGAAAGAGTTTAGATCGCGACGGCGGTTTGCGTGGGCCAGTCCGGGGGCCGGTTTCTCCGGTGCGGCTGGTTTGGTGATCGCACGTGTCATCGCAACCATCTCAGTCCGGTAGATCCTGAACCCCGGCCGGCTCCATCCGCGACACACCGTTCTTCTCATGCCGAAAGTTGCTGGAGGCCTCGTAAACCCGAAGTTTCAACCTGTTGATCGACCCCAATGGCCGATGCGCGGCCAAGGCGCGCCATGAATTGAAGGACAGTACGTCGTCGCCGAACACCCGCCTCTTGTCACCATATGAATCTTGCACGGGGAAGACGATTTTGGCGATCCCCCGGTGCGGGGAGTCCCCTTCCGGCCACGCGACGGTGGCATCCTCCAGGGGCATGGTCTTCTCGTCGGTGCACAGTTGCGCCCTCAGTTCGTACTCAGCACTGTTGTGCCGGAAGAACTCTGATACCAGGTGGCGGAACTCGTCGTCGGCGATGTCGTCCGGCAGAAGTACCCCTTCGAGGTCCCGCACGGACTTCGACAGCGGTACGTAACTGAGCTTGGCCACATAGTCTCCGTACCGCAGCGGCGCCGAGGAGTAGAACGTGTCACCGAGGATGTGGGTGTTGGGCCGAACGAACACGGCCACCGATTCCGGCAGTGAGAGTCCCACGCGTGGAAGAAGTTTCGCCACCCCGCCCAGAAGGTTGCTGCCCAGCCTCAGCGCGGTGTCCGGCAGCCGCGCCAGCAACCAGGCCGTGGGCATCCCCCGCCGTAGATATGCTTTCGCGTCGGCGAAGAGGAACTCGCGGTGGGTGACCAACACGAAATCCTGGGTGGTGGCCTCGTCATCGGGCAGAGTCCGCGAACCTGCCACACCCAGGACCTTGATGCCCAGGCCCCGCACGCCCCGGATCCGGTCGCTGCGCAGCAGACCGGACGTGGTGGACAACCTGGAGATGATCGGATAACTACCGGGAGTTGCGAACATGCCTTGGCGTAGGTGCGGCGGTAGATCCGGATAGACCGTCAGCTCACCGCGCAAGATGCCGTGGCTCTTCGCATGCGCATCACGGACGGCATGCCGATACTTCCGGAAGGCCCGCTGGTTGTTCGTGTGCAGCACCTTGACGATTTTGTCGATGGCTTCCTCCTCACCGGGAGGTGCCACGTCCATGTTCTCGTTGTACCGAAGGTAGGTACGCGTCGCTTCGAGCGATTCATCAGTGGCGCCCATCGCGGTCCAATCCTCCCGTATTAGTGGTCCGGGACGGTCGATATCCATCGGACACGGTGACGTTCTCAGTGTCGTGAATGCCGGAGGTGCCGCGCATGAGTACACGACTACTCAATCCTGCGCTGCGGCCGGCCCCGATGTGCGTGAATTGACGAGGTATTCCCGGTGCGATCGGAAATCCGATTTCGTGGGGATCGAGTAGCGCAATACTCACGTTCTGACTCGTCAGAATTTGTCAGCATTACGGTATGGCGAAAAAGAGTGGACCCGCCACATCAGCCACCACATTGGCCTCGTGGCTCGCAACACGAATTGATCGGTCGGTCGGGTGGTCACGCCTGCCCACGGCATTCGGCATCGCAGTACTCATCGGGCTCCGTAACGCGCTGCGCGCCGACAATCTGTTCGATACGGGGCGGGCGCCGGGTGGATCACCGCCACCGGAGAACGCCGCGTACCGCGCTGCCCGGACGTTGGACGGCACCTACAACAACCTCGAACACCCCCTGATGGGGTCGGTGGGCAGCAGGTTTGGGCGTAACGCGCCCCTTGCCCAAACCTTCCCCGAGTCCTCCGAACAACTCCTGGACCCGAACCCGCGGCTGATCAGCCGCAGGCTGCTGACCCGCGACGAGTTCATCCCGGCGACGACGCTGAACGTGCTGGCCGCGGCATGGATCCAATTCGAGGTCCACGACTGGTTCAGCCATAACACCGTCGAAGCCGAGCCATGGACGGTTCCGCTCGACGGGAACGATCCGTGGCCACAACGGCCGATGCAGATACGCCGCACCGCACCCGACCCATGCCCCGATGCGTCCGGCCCCCCGACGTTCGTCACGCAGGACACCCATTGGTGGGACGGATCGCAGGTCTACGGTGGCACCCGCGCCATCGCCGATGCACTGCGTACCGGCGCCGGGGGCACGCTACGGCTGGACGGGCAAGGCCTGCCGCCTGCTGATGTCGAGGCGCTGGCCAGCACATCAGAGACGGCCGTGAACTTCTGGGTCGGCCTGGCCATCCTGCATTCGCTGTTCATGCGGGAACATAACGCGATCTGCGAGCATCTGGCTGCCTGTCATCCGGAAATGTCCGACCAGGAGCTGTACGACAAGGCCCGCCTAGTCAACACAGCGCTGATGGCGAAAATCCACACGATCGACTGGACTCCCGCCATAATCGGGCACCCCACCACGGTATTCGCGATGAACTCCAACTGGTCCGGCATTCTGGGCGAGCGCCTAGGCAACCTATTTCGGCGCCAGCCACATAACGCTCTGCTGCGCGGTATACCCGGCTCCCCCACAAGTCTGCATAACGTGCCATATTCGCTGACCGAAGAATTTGTCGCGGTGTACCGCATGCACCCGCTAATTCCCGATCGTTTCGTGCTGCGGTCGGCCTCCGATGATTCCGTGATCGCCGAACACGAATTGCCGGATCTGGCCGTACAACATGTGCGAACCCGCTTCAGCGAGACGTCGATAGAGAACATCATTTATTCGTTCGGCCGTGCCAATCCGGGCGCGCTGACTCTGCATAACTTCCCGCGTCATCTGCAACGTCTGGAGCGGCCGGACGGATCCATTCTGGACCTCGCCGCCATCGACGTTCTTCGGGTCCGTGAACGGGGCGTGCCCCGTTACAACGAGTTCCGGCGGATGCTGCGGCTGCGGCCGGTGTCTTCGTTCGGCGAGCTCACCGACGACCCCGTGGTGGCTAAGGAGCTCGCGGCCATATACGGCGATGTCGAGCGAGTGGATCTGATGGTCGGGCTGTACGCGGAGCCCAAACCGAAGGGATTTGGGTTCAGCGACACCGCTTTTCGGATCTTCGTGCTGATGGCGTCCCGCCGGTTGGAGAGCGACAGATTCTTCACGTCCGACTTCCGGCCCGAGATCTACACCCCAGAAGGCATCGCGTGGGTCAGGGACAACTCGATGCGGTCGGTGCTGCTCCGTCACTTCCCATCCCTGGATGCCGCCCTGGACGGCGTGGCGAATCCTTTCGCACCGTGGACGCCCGCGTGGGCCAGCGGATCGACCAAGTAGGCGAATACTCATGACCGACAAGGACGTTTGGGTTCACAATCGTCAGATGAGTTCCACCGGATTCATGCCTTCGGTGTGCGATGACTAGCCCCGTGCCACGCGGACCCAAGCGGCCATCGGTCATCAGCCCGATGGTCCTGGCCGATCCGCAGACGGCACTGCCGGCCGAGGCCAACGCCTTGGTCACCGACGATGACGACCGCAGGATGGTGCTGATCGAGCTTCTCGTCGGCGCGGGTGTCGACCCCGATGACGTGCGCGACCAATTCCTGCATATGTTCCATCGGGTACTGCGCGACGAGCCGCCCACACCAACGCCCGTCGGCCGCCACTATGTGCGGTGCATGCTCACCCCCGACGAAATCCAGCGCCTGGTCCGTGGTGGGGCCAAGTCCCCTACCGCCAAGAGCGCACAACAAGCGCTGCAGCTGATCCGGCGGGTGTGGCCGGATCTGGTGGTGGAGGCGCATCTGGACCGCTCACTCACCACGATCAAGGCCGATGCGGCGATCCGCACCTATGGCTCCGGCGGGACCGGAGTCGTTTGGGCCGTGCTGGATTCGGGAATCGATGCCGAGCATCCCCATTTCGCCGCCAACGGCACCCTCACCGCGGATTCCGTGATGCCGCTGCACAAAGATTTCACGCTTTCCCCGGAGGCCTCGAAGGGGCCGCTCGTCGATGTCTACGGACACGGCACCCATGTGGCAGGCATCATCGCGGGCGAATCCCCCACCGACCCGAAGCTCATCCGGATCGCATCCACTCAACCAACTGCCGAGGGGTTGCCGGAATGGGTCCCGCGAGTGTTGGCGCAGGGGTCGCGGCTGTCCGGGGTGGCGCCGCACGCCAACCTGGTGAGTCTCAAGGTCCTCGACGACGACGGCAAGACCCTGTCGAGCGTGCTCATCGACGCCCTCAACTACGTACGCGAGATCAACAGCTACGGCAACGATCTACAGATCCACGGCGTGAATCTGTCGCTGGGATGCGGATGGATGCCAAGGGATTACGCGGCGGGCCAGAGCCCGCTGTGCCGCGAGCTCGATCTGCTCACCGGGTCAGGGGTGGTCTGCGTCGTGAGTGCCGGAAACCTCGGGGCCGGCACCGCGGCGGCCGGTGTGGGCGCCGCGATCATGGGAACGACAGCCGATGTCTACGGTCAGCTCTCCACCATCACCGACCCCGGCAATGCTGCCACCGCCATCACCGTCGGCTCGGTCCACCGGTACCGGCCGCATACCAGCGGTGTCACCTTCGACTCCTCCAAGGGGCCCACTCTCGATGGCCGACGCAAACCCGACCTGGTGGCCCCTGGTGAGCGGATCACCTCTGCGGCAACCGGTCTCATGGCCAAGGGCATTGACCTGTTGAAGGACGACGGCACCGAGGGTGCCGCCAACTACATCGAAGACAGCGGGACCTCGATGGCCGCCGCACATGTGTCGGGTGCGATCGCCGCGTTCTTGTCGGCGCGCACGGAGTTCGTGGGTAAACCACAAGAGGTCAAGGACATCTTCCTGAAGTCGGCCGTCGACTTGGGGCGCCACGAGTTCTTTCAGGGCGCGGGGCTTGTCGACCTGATGCGTGCACTATCCAACACCTAGAGACAAGCGAGTACATCATGACAACGATCAAAGGATTGCCCTACTACGAACCGGATTTCAACGCGGACGGCTCACTCAACGACGCCACCGGTGACGGCGATGGCGGTCTGCCGGCCGCAGTCGCAGCCGGTGGTATCACCGATCTGTTCCTGATGTCACACGGATGGAACAACAGTGTGGCTTCCGCGCGCCAGCTCTACACCGCGATGTTCTCGTTGATCGCCGATCAGCTCGGCGGCGATACCGACGGTGTGGCCGTCGCGGGAATCAACTGGCCGTCGGTGCTGCTGCCCGACGACAGCCCCGATAGCGCGCCGCCCGTACCTTCCACGGGCGCGGAGCTGGCCGCGGCGCTCACGCCACGCTTCCCCGGCCAGGCCGCGCAACTGAAAAAGATGGGCGAGCTGCTCGACGAGAAACCGCAGCAGTCCGCCAAGCTCATCGAGTTCCACACCTTGGCCGCCGGACTGGTCACCACCCCCGCCCAGTCACAGGAAGACAGCGGCGAGTCCGACATCGTGAAGGGCGATCCGCTCGCGGTGTTCGGGCAAGCCTCTGCCATGGCACCGAAATCGACGAGTGCCGCACAGGGACTTGGCAATCCCTTCGCCGCGCTGTGGTCGGGGGCTCGCGAGATTCTGCGCACGATGAGCTATTACGAGATGAAGAACCGGGCCGGAGTTGTCGGCCAGCGCGGCCTCGGTCCGCTGCTGGCCGCACTGTCAGGCCCCGACGGCCCGCCCCGTATTCACCTCATCGGACACAGTTTCGGGGCGCGACTGGTCTCCTACGCGCTGGCAGGGCTTCCGACAACCGGCACCAGCCCCGTCAAGTCGCTCACCCTGATCCAGGGCGCCTTCTCCCACTTCACCTTCAACCGCAAGCTGCTCTTCGACCCGGGCCGCGGACCCGGCGGCCTCGCCGGGCTCGAAGAGCGTGTGGACGGGCCGCTGCTGTCGACATACACCGCCGCCGATCGCGCGGTCGGCTGGTGGTACCCGGCGGCCAGCATGCTTGCTCGGCAGGACAGCCAAGCCGGACAGGACCCCTGGTTCCGCTGGGGGGCAATGGGTCACGACGGGTACCAGCAGGACCCGGCCGCGACGCCACTCGAGCTTGCCGAGGCCGGTAAGCCGTACGACTTCCAGCGCGGGCATTTCTACCGGCTTGACGCCAACAAGGTCATCGACGACGCCAGCCAATCCCAGTTCAGCGGTGCGCACAGCGATATCAAGCATCCGGAGGTGGCGTGGGCTATCGTCTCCGCCGCGCGCGCCTCTCAGAACTGAACACGAAAACTGCTCCCGCAGTGTGAGATCGAGTACCCCACTACGCATGAATCAAGCTCCGGTACCGAACAGGATGAACACGTCCTAGCTCGAACTCACACCCTATGCAGGGAGACAAAAATGGCCACCGCAGTCAAGTCGACGAATCACAAGCCGTCCGAAACCGAGTACGAAATTTCAGGGGCCGCGGGTGCGGCCGCTGTCACCGAACACGAATTGCCGTCGGCACAAGCGAGTAACGCCGACACCGAAACCACCAACGCCGCAACACAAGCACACGGTGAATCCACAGTCAGTGAACTGGGTTCGGTCGACGGGTTGAGCACCGACGAGTCGGAACTCGCACCACTGGACGCCATTCTGGGCAGTTATCCCGAGTTGGCCAACAGCGCCGAGGTAATCATCGGTACCGATGATCGCGTTCGGGTCGGCAACACCACCACGTTCCCCTGGCGTGCGATCTGCCACCTGATCATCACCTCCGCCAACAACCGCACCTATGTCGGAACGGGCTGGCTGATCGCTCCCCGCACCGTGATGACGGCCGGACACTGCGTCTACATGCATGCCGATGGCGGCTGGGTGCGCTCGATCCAGGTGATCCCCGGGCGCAATGCCGGTGTCCGCCCGTTCGGCACTCACGTAGGTACCGCCTTCCGCAGTGTCACCGGCTGGACCCAGAATCAGAATCGCGACAACGACTATGGCGCCATCATCCTGCCGTCGTCGTCACGTCCGGGCGATCAGACGGGATACTTCGGTTTCGCCACCCGCAATGACGATTTCCTGAAGGCCGCCGCGCTGAACCTGTCCGGGTATCCCGGCGAGAAGAACGGCGAGCAGTGGTTCATGGCGCAACGCACCAAGTCAGTCTCCGACCGCGTCATCACCTACGACATCGACACCACGGGCGGTCAGAGCGGTTCACCGGTGTGGGTGTTGCAGAACGGCAACCGTTACGGCGTCGGCATTCACACCAACGGCGCCAACTCGGGCAACTCGGCCACCCGGATCAACAGTGCCGTCTTCAACAACATGTCGACGTGGAAGAGTGGCGGTATGTGACAAGGCTTTTCAGGTAATCAGAGAATCCGGACACAGGAGGATACGTGGTCGGCATCTCGTTTCGAGACTCCGCCGGGCGTCCGATGGCCGGTGCTGTGATCAGCATCGACTCGGCGCCCGGCGAGGTCCACGATATTGCCATGGTGGCCGACGATTGGGGCGAGGTGGTCATCTCCGCACCGGTGGTCGGTGACTATCGATTTCTTGTGTCGCACACCGGGAAGACCTTTCATGCCACGGCCCATATCGCCGAGGGACAAGATCAGCTGACGGTGACCGCCGGCTAGACCGTCCCGGCGCCGATCAGTACGACGTCTCGCGCGATGTCGCACGCGTGGCCGGGTAACAACCGTGCAGGCCGCTGATGAGACGATGCGCCTCGTCAAGTTCCTTGCGCATGGCACGCAAGCGCCGATGATGGCGTGGGGCAGCAAGATTCGCGTGGCGGTCGATCTGCCGCTCGGCCTTGTCGATCTGTTGCGACACATAGTCCACGTGCTCATACAGCGACCGCAGCAGGACCCGAGCCTGCGCCACCGCCGCGTCTTCCGCCATGCGGGCATGGTCGCACCATTTCCGTAACTGTTCGCGCCGGCGCGGGGCAGATCGGGAAATGAACCACAACAGATGTAGTGCCTCCTTGGCGAACCATCCACCGGGCCATTGACTTCGTAATAGTTTCGATACTACTTTCGTAATAGTTTCGTAGGTGCGGAGAGGAGGCACGGTCATGGCACGTTTCTTCCGTCATGGCGAGCTGCCACTCGTGCTCCTGGCGCTGCTGGCGCAGCGGCCCATGCACGGCTACGAACTGATGTCCGAACTATCACGACTCTTCGGCGCCGGTGGCTACCAACCATCGCCCGGCACCGTGTATCCCGCAGTCGAAGCACTGGCCGCCGAAGGCCTCCTGACCGGCCAGACACGCGAGGGCCGGACGGTGTACCGCACGTCGGCCGAGGGCGAGCGGGCACTGACCAGCAGAGCCGACGTGCTGGCGGGCGTGGAACTGCGCACCGGCGCACGGTTCGGCCGCGGCGACTCATTCGAGAAGATCCTCGCTCGGTTCTCCGCGCGGATCATGCCGTCGGCGGGCCGGGTAGATCCCGCCGCGGTGGAAAAGATCC
This window encodes:
- a CDS encoding S8 family peptidase is translated as MTSPVPRGPKRPSVISPMVLADPQTALPAEANALVTDDDDRRMVLIELLVGAGVDPDDVRDQFLHMFHRVLRDEPPTPTPVGRHYVRCMLTPDEIQRLVRGGAKSPTAKSAQQALQLIRRVWPDLVVEAHLDRSLTTIKADAAIRTYGSGGTGVVWAVLDSGIDAEHPHFAANGTLTADSVMPLHKDFTLSPEASKGPLVDVYGHGTHVAGIIAGESPTDPKLIRIASTQPTAEGLPEWVPRVLAQGSRLSGVAPHANLVSLKVLDDDGKTLSSVLIDALNYVREINSYGNDLQIHGVNLSLGCGWMPRDYAAGQSPLCRELDLLTGSGVVCVVSAGNLGAGTAAAGVGAAIMGTTADVYGQLSTITDPGNAATAITVGSVHRYRPHTSGVTFDSSKGPTLDGRRKPDLVAPGERITSAATGLMAKGIDLLKDDGTEGAANYIEDSGTSMAAAHVSGAIAAFLSARTEFVGKPQEVKDIFLKSAVDLGRHEFFQGAGLVDLMRALSNT
- a CDS encoding peroxidase family protein translates to MAKKSGPATSATTLASWLATRIDRSVGWSRLPTAFGIAVLIGLRNALRADNLFDTGRAPGGSPPPENAAYRAARTLDGTYNNLEHPLMGSVGSRFGRNAPLAQTFPESSEQLLDPNPRLISRRLLTRDEFIPATTLNVLAAAWIQFEVHDWFSHNTVEAEPWTVPLDGNDPWPQRPMQIRRTAPDPCPDASGPPTFVTQDTHWWDGSQVYGGTRAIADALRTGAGGTLRLDGQGLPPADVEALASTSETAVNFWVGLAILHSLFMREHNAICEHLAACHPEMSDQELYDKARLVNTALMAKIHTIDWTPAIIGHPTTVFAMNSNWSGILGERLGNLFRRQPHNALLRGIPGSPTSLHNVPYSLTEEFVAVYRMHPLIPDRFVLRSASDDSVIAEHELPDLAVQHVRTRFSETSIENIIYSFGRANPGALTLHNFPRHLQRLERPDGSILDLAAIDVLRVRERGVPRYNEFRRMLRLRPVSSFGELTDDPVVAKELAAIYGDVERVDLMVGLYAEPKPKGFGFSDTAFRIFVLMASRRLESDRFFTSDFRPEIYTPEGIAWVRDNSMRSVLLRHFPSLDAALDGVANPFAPWTPAWASGSTK
- a CDS encoding catalase family protein; the protein is MGATDESLEATRTYLRYNENMDVAPPGEEEAIDKIVKVLHTNNQRAFRKYRHAVRDAHAKSHGILRGELTVYPDLPPHLRQGMFATPGSYPIISRLSTTSGLLRSDRIRGVRGLGIKVLGVAGSRTLPDDEATTQDFVLVTHREFLFADAKAYLRRGMPTAWLLARLPDTALRLGSNLLGGVAKLLPRVGLSLPESVAVFVRPNTHILGDTFYSSAPLRYGDYVAKLSYVPLSKSVRDLEGVLLPDDIADDEFRHLVSEFFRHNSAEYELRAQLCTDEKTMPLEDATVAWPEGDSPHRGIAKIVFPVQDSYGDKRRVFGDDVLSFNSWRALAAHRPLGSINRLKLRVYEASSNFRHEKNGVSRMEPAGVQDLPD
- a CDS encoding trypsin-like serine peptidase, translated to MATAVKSTNHKPSETEYEISGAAGAAAVTEHELPSAQASNADTETTNAATQAHGESTVSELGSVDGLSTDESELAPLDAILGSYPELANSAEVIIGTDDRVRVGNTTTFPWRAICHLIITSANNRTYVGTGWLIAPRTVMTAGHCVYMHADGGWVRSIQVIPGRNAGVRPFGTHVGTAFRSVTGWTQNQNRDNDYGAIILPSSSRPGDQTGYFGFATRNDDFLKAAALNLSGYPGEKNGEQWFMAQRTKSVSDRVITYDIDTTGGQSGSPVWVLQNGNRYGVGIHTNGANSGNSATRINSAVFNNMSTWKSGGM
- a CDS encoding PadR family transcriptional regulator: MARFFRHGELPLVLLALLAQRPMHGYELMSELSRLFGAGGYQPSPGTVYPAVEALAAEGLLTGQTREGRTVYRTSAEGERALTSRADVLAGVELRTGARFGRGDSFEKILARFSARIMPSAGRVDPAAVEKILDQAALEITGLARVDDRRRGAKQ